From the Lathyrus oleraceus cultivar Zhongwan6 chromosome 4, CAAS_Psat_ZW6_1.0, whole genome shotgun sequence genome, one window contains:
- the LOC127137267 gene encoding uncharacterized protein LOC127137267 yields MVERPQNRRLKYYVIPSQVELHNNIVAPAIDRNNFELKPSLLSAIQQNQFSGSPTDDTNLHLLVFVQYANTIKANGVIQEAIRLHLFPFSLRDRARAWLQSLPSNSVTTWDELKKVFLARYFPPSKTAMLRAQINGFKQKDNESLFDAWERYKDMMRICPHHGLEEWLIIHTFYNGLLYNTKMNLSIVIGSALMNKPYDEAYELIENMAQNHFQLGGEYAAVEKATRRGGIYEVNGIDCVNAKVDVFTQKIESLTITPAATITAITPNCELCGTPGHTNDDCQLLVGVPTNQINYAQGNPYSNTYNPGWRNRLNFSYKSNNALYPPNSSPAIPPDYQKGALVAPQAPRKSNLEIMMENFRKSNLEIMIWLHITKC; encoded by the coding sequence ATGGTTGAAAGACCACAAAACCGTCGGTTGAAGTATTATGTTATTCCATCGCAAGTAGAACTACATAACAACATTGTTGCCCCTGCCATCGATCGAAACAATTTCGAGTTGAAACCTTCGCTTTTATCAGCCATtcaacaaaaccaattttcagGTAGTCCTACAGACGATACTAACTTGCATTTGTTAGTGTTTGTGCAGTACGCAAACACAATAAAAGCAAATGGTGTCATTCAAGAAGCGATTAGACTACatcttttccctttttccttaagagatagagctagagcttggctccaATCTCTACCTTCAAACTCTGTAACCACATGGGATGAGTTGAAAAAAGTCTTCTTAGCCCGATATTTTCCACCAAGCAAGACGGCTATGCTAAGAGCTcaaataaatggatttaagcaaaaagaTAATGAATCTCTTTTCGACGCttgggaaagatacaaggacatgatgagaaTTTGTCCACACCATGGACTAGAAGAATGGCTGATTATCCATACTTTCTACAATGGTCTGCTGTATAACACTAAGATGAATTTAAGCATTGTCATTGGCAGTGCTCTAATGAATAAACCGTATGACGAAGCCTATGAACTGATAGAGAACATGGCTCAAAATCATTTCCAATTGGGAGGTGAATATGCTGCTGTAGAAAAAGCAACTCGAAGAGGAGGAATATACGAAGTTAATGGCATAGACTGTGTCAATGCTAAAGTGGATGTGTTTACTCAAAAGATTGAAAGCTTGACCATAACACCAGCAGCAACCATAACTGCCATAACACCAAACTGTGAATTATGTGGAACCCCTGGGCACACTAACGATGATTGTCAGTTATTGGTTGGTGTTCCCACCAACCAAATaaattatgctcaaggaaacccttaTTCAAACACTTATAATCCTGGTTGGAGAAACCGTCTGAACTTTTCCTATAAAAGTAACAATGCTTTGTATCCACCAAACTCATCACCTGCTATCCCACCTGACTATCAGAAAGGAGCTCTAGTTGCTCCACAAGCACCTAGAAAGTCAAATCTAgagatcatgatggaaaactttagAAAGTCAAATCTAGAGATCATGATATGGCTACacataacaaaatgttag